The sequence taaatttgaataagaTATCTTTTAATTAGAAACATCACGAATATTGTTTGACCGTTTTATTTTCGTTGtgattatttttacaaatactTTGTTTTCTCGACATCTTGAATGGTAGAGTGGCACCAGTAGAAGTTCGAAATAAACTCTAtgatatttgataatttttagaacagtTTAGCCAATTTGgtttactcaatttttgattggCGCTACTCtacttttaattattttaaatgggattttcaattatttcatttcagCTTTTCTCCGAAAAGTCTTGGGTATCGTCGGATTTCAACTCCTCTTCACCATTGGAATCTGTGCTGCTATCTACAACATTCCCAACTCCAATCAGCTTCTTCAGAAACAgtacgttttttttgaattacaatCAAACTTCCAACAAAACACATGTATTCACAAAgctgccaaaaaataattaaacaacCAGAGAGATCTATTCGGGCACAGTAGACAAATGATTTGGCATGGGGCTCGCTCGGTCGTCATGCCGGTCGTCGTATCTTTCCACATCAGAATCACCAGTGTCAATGTCATGTTTGGGGTCGTTTAGCAAGTAGTCTTCAACGATAGTTGCGAACTggaaacatttgaaagtttaCATTTCCAAGGattatgttttgaaacaaacacAGACCTGATCTGCAGACAAATGACCGTTGGCAGAAACGTCAAGTTCGCGAAAAACTTTTTCGGCAAGCTCATCGTCAAAGTCACCAAATTCTTTTGCAATatactgaaaatagaaaacaatgaaatatCGTAAATCTTTATTGTTAAACGAATTGTTTCATTGATGTAAGTTACTGGTTTGTATGTGGTATTTCAATTAGAAAAGGACCTACTCAATCGAACTCAAACTTCAAGTTTTATTATTGATCAGCAGTAAcagaagattttcaaaacaactttGTTCGCTCACACACCTTAAACTCATTTTCTGTGATGATCCCATTCCTATCTTGATCGAATATCTCGAAACATTCTCTGATAAGCTCTTCGTTGGTCGACTTCACGAtgttttgggattttttcatACACGCGCAgaattcttcaaaatcaatttctccGTTGCCATCAGCATCCACCTGATCAATAAGCTTATTATGTATACAAGAAGGAGTGGAAACTGTTGAATTAGATAATTTAGAAGACTTTCTTGAAGAAGACAGCTTTGAACCCATTATTTTGATAGAAATTATCAGTTTGGTATGGCAATATCACAGATAAGAATAAAgaatgaaaactttcaaattttgtatcaCTGTGTTTATAGTGAACTCCTCATGACATACtacaatttggaaattttctccgaaaacTGGTGCAGTGAACGATTTGACGATTTACGAGGGGTAGCAGagtggaaaagtgaaaaaggaGCAGAAatggaaatgtgaaaataacTAAAATAGTGCGTCGACAAGGAAATGTcattgtcaaaaagtgacatgTTCAATGGCGCTCACCTCTTTGATGACGTTGTCAATTTCAGCTTTGTTTGCATGAAGTCCAATGCTTATCATTGCCTGCTTTAACTCTTCGTTACCAATTGCTCCAGAACCGTCAGTGTCAAACATGTTGAACAGCTGACGGTATTCTTTGagttcttttctgaaaataaagtgtATTGGTGAATAGATTAATAgcgatactttttttttctatttgtgaCAACCACTCAAATTTAACATCAACTGTGCTAATGGTTGTAAATACCTTTTAGTGAGGTTTAAAAGATTTTAATTCTTTTAACGCATGTATTTCAgggtttttaagttttgaactttACGCGGTCTTGTCAAcgttcatatttattttcttatttttccatGGTTAGATACGCCgacaataaaatgaaataatttcaataggGGACAATTAAGATGGTAGAAATTAACTGGAAGTTGTTAACACTGCCAAAAGAAATAACGTACGATCTAACCGAATACGGTTTCCTACCCTCAGGAAAAATGAACACAACTTACCTTGTGTACTTCATTTGAATATCCTCCGGTTGACTCTGTTGCGAGTGAATAGTTCCACGTGATGACGTTGATATTTTGCGCCCGGTCTGTggcttttttgtttctaactGCCGTGCTACTCCAACTTTTGCTGATCGCATTTTTGTCTTTTCGTCgtctctctttttctcgttttgttCCTTTCTATTCCTCTCTCCTCCGcctcttttgttttttatttcgtaTTTCTTTTCCGGATGAACGATGGGGGTGCACTAGCAGAGACTGGGTCTAGAATCCGTTAAACTTGGTAACGAGGAGACGAAGAGGagtttggggggggggggggggtaaaATGCACGAACGACGACCGAGactcaaaaaaaacagagaaaagtGGAATTTCACATTCAAAAACATCATTAAATACGAGTCACTATTGTGTTGAAATCGGAATATGCAATGCGAGAGGACCAATAGGAAAATTCCATTGGGTGGATAATCAAAacatctttcaaaaaagtaaatatataaatttccaagaaattgATTTCCAAATAGCGAaaagaaattatgaatttcCGCTCAAATCTTAACAAATCATATACAATATCAGATTGTTTGACAAAGTgccaattttgccaaaaacttggGCTCTTTGTTAAATTCATAACAGTGTTGCATTTTCGAGCacttaaaataatcaaaacaatTCAATGATTTGTATTAGGTAGTAGAAAAACGATTATCTTCGTTGACTTACAAATATATGAGTGAAAAAAACGtccataaaagttttttaaaagtaattttcacAAAGAAGTGGATTTAGTCAAAATTAAAGAAACTAAGTAGCAGTGACTTAACGCaagcatattttttaaaaagttagatAATGAATCACAACGTTGTGCTATGTCCCTAGTGACACGATCAAAcgctttttcaaataattaacaaTCAGGTTTTGAGGAAAATTGTTCtcatactttaaaaaaaaacaattttggttAAGAGTAACAGAAATCGGCGGCAAGTCTTAGTCATcgtattttcaatttgcatAGCGTGCTATCAATAAGCTACCTCCCATCAACATTTCATAGCAGTTTATCATCTCCTCCTACCCCTACACACCCATCTTGTCCATAATTTTTCGTTGGGATGTCTTATCAGGAAAAGGTGCGATGTGATAAATAACTAAATCAATCATAAATATATCATAATGACGATATTGATATCCGGCCCTAGTTTTGTGACTGGAACAGTCAAAATTGTCAGATATTTTCATGGCTGGTTAAACTACTACGAGAAACATTGATAGTTGATAATAAATATTAGATAACAATAGCAATAAATCTAGTAGTTTCGAGAATAATGTCAAATGCTCGAAGGCTCGAAAGCATAGTAAATAAAGTGGTGGTTGGTTGGTGAGTGACATCCGGAAAATTTAACTAATCCGATAATTTTACGGGACATAAAAGTGGTGGGTGTGACGTAGACAAATAGAAATCTTTAGGACCTTTCAAGTTGAGATAATTTGCGAAAGAAATActtgtattatttttgttgtacTTAAGGATATTCTAAATTCATCAGAAAATAAAGTACAGATGATAAAAAACTACCGTATTTCCACTATCGATAAGGTTCTTCCATTAGTTTTGTACctcttcatttttgaattatgttTGAGGTTAGAAAGTTTGCATTATTAAATCGTTCTAAACATCAGGAAAACTTATATAGACTTGGCAGACCAATTCAAAATAGGTAAGATATAAATATAACTCGGGCAACTATTGGGTATCAGTCATTAAATATGCCATTtggtctgtttttttttcaaaatgaaattgataaaattgtgTCATTAAAACGTGCTCAAATTTAGTATGTCagtttttattagttttgcactctTTTGCATTGCATCTAACTAGGTGTTTGATTGAATTGCATGTCTTACTAacagaggaaatacggtattttttcgattcagAATTGATAAGAAAACCCGTTTTATGCCAGAGAGTAGTTTACAAGTAAAGAAAGTGCAGTACTTATTTCAAACTACGTTTAACCATAAAAGTAATAAAAGTAAATGTTGGAATAGTAGCTGTCAAATTCAAAACGATACCTCTTACCAAACCACTCAAATAGAGCTGTTTTACACATTGTTTCTGATGTTTAAATGTGCGACTTTGTAACtgacggggggggggggggggggttggTCTAAATGCCCTTATAATAAACTGAAATGACCGAATATTGGAATGCatactaaaaaaattcttaagtgttttttgtttaaaaatttccagtctaagttttggtaaaatgtcaaataataataataaaaagtaGACTTATTATGTATGAAATATATGAGTTATATAATGcataaagaaaattaattgaaactgAATTAAACTATCAAACTTTTAAGGAATAATGTTTTTGGTCAACTTCCCAATTTTAGCTTTCCGactgggtttttttttgttttcacctCTTTCTCACTGcacaagaaaaattcaaaaattatttcaaaagttactACATATTATATTTAATCATTTCAGCAAAATATGAGTTCCTTTCAAGATATTTCCCTTTTTATGGTACTTCACATGTAATAGATTTTTGTGTAAGCAAACTTCTACATGGAACAAAGGGAAGTAACCACAACtgactcgaaaaaaaaaatttgagtgaaGGACAGAAACTTCCGAAAGTGAAGAAAAGCCCAAGTGCACATACACCATTTGATTAAGTTTAAGGGGGTGGAGATGAGAATTGGGGTGGGTAGGGGGGACAAAAAACTAAAGGAAAAAGAGAACCCGATTAGTTTAAGGACGACACCTCGTTCTACggatattttggttttttttccgcTGTCCCCACTACAACAAGCCATTATTTCAGAACCCTGGTTTAAtgtaaacaaaacaaaaaagctgTGCGAAGTGaagaaaattggttgaaataAATGAAGGAATAGGGTGGAAGGAAGAAGCGCGGAAAGAACGCAAAGTGAAATGGAGTCATTCCGGGTGACACCCTCTGCCTActccacttttttcttcattttctcaatCCTATTTCCTACATGTGGCACCAATCGTCTCTTGAATTAATTTGCCACAGACAAAAGCAGAAGGTGAAAAAGTAGGAATGAAGTAAAGGGACTAAAGAGCAGTCAAAAGACGtaggacattttttttcttctcaggAGGgcattaatttcaatttacgTAAATTTTTGTACCGAATGACGATGCGTTATATTCTACTGATTTTGGAGggcttaaatatttttcaactgtttattggttaatttttgaattgataaaGTTTTAAGATAGGTAAAGCCAGAATTCAGTACAGCTAAAATGTTTTAGTTACTTTGGTCGAGGCTGAAAACCTAATTTCAGCCAAGGAAACGCTAATTGCATAGTTTAAGCAGACACCTCACTTCCGAAATACCGCAATCAGACTTATCAATAAacatcaaatttccaaaagcgCAAGCTTTTACTTCATtctacaaattaaaaaatcaatttttttggaagtcgtcgatcaaaaaacaattcttccAGCTTTATGTTTCAATTATCTgcaaaatgttcatattttcatattGTAAGGCGTTGAACATCCGACAGCGTTTTAGATTTCTTGAAAAGCTGCACAAACTTAGTTTTCATCTGTTAttgactcaaaattaaaaaaatttccaaagaagCTTAgataagttttattatgacaTTTAGTAATTTCAGCATAAtagaaaattctttaaaagcTGCTCCACTAACTGAACTGcacctttaaaattattcaactCATCTTTTCGATCTTTTAGCAGACCTAGATGTTGTGTAACATGAGTTTAACTATTTCGATATAAAAACTTATATCTTGCAAGTTATCACTCATAGGTTGCTTAGAGAATAACATATATTTCGACacacaaatattcaaaatattcaagaatgtgatgaaaaatttatgaCGCGCAAGCGAAACCGATCATCAATCCAAGATGGAATGTGAGGAATGCATTGGTACCATGGAAACCTGAAACCTGAGAAGCAAGATGCAAGAaagggaaaaagaaaagaaaacctcacaaactaaaaacttaactcgtgtccttttttttgcaattgggATCACGATATTTGTGCAAGAATGGTGCTCATTATCTACAGTAGGGTATATTGAGTCATGCAATTAAAACGTGGTTTAAAgctttttcatattaaaaagattttaacTTGACTCTAATGTATACACATAAAATACGCAACGCACTACCAActaaaacaacatttttcaggcaaagCTTGACGCTTcatgttaatttaaaaaaatgcagagTGTCCTCATTCGATATCCTTGTAGTTATACACAAAACATAACATAATATCTAGAGAAAGGTGCATTGAGTAGCATGTAATTGAACAAATGTACAATATACAAAATAAGTTATAGTACATCCTTGACAAAACCGAGTACTTTAAtataaaataggaaaatttcaCATGTTGGTACCACACcactcaattttttgacaatttggaACGGAAAATATAAAACGGTAAATTCGAAACCcttaaaaatataactttttcagcgCATGGATTGTGTTCCCAAATCTTCTCGGTTCAATTGCTCTGATTATTGCGCTCCACGTCTACGCCAGAGAAGTCCCTCTCAATTATGTTCTTTTGGCCGCATTCACCGCTGTTCAAGCTGTCACTATGGGATGTGTTGGTAAGTTTGTAAtaattttatctcaaaaatgcaGGGTTCTATTGTTTGGACTAGGTGATCCTGAAAGTAGGGTATCCATTTTCAATAACgtctattttaatttttctcataatgAATAAGCAATTATACCTTTTGAAAAcgttgaattaaaaaaaacaaatgtctCATCAGAACTTaagtagaaaaatttaataacttaTAATCTTAATTTTCAGTAACTCTCTTCGAAGCAAAGGTGGTTCTTGAAGCAGCAGTCATCACAGGACTTGTAGTTGCGTCTCTCTTTGCTTACACCCTACAGAACAAAAGAGACTTTTCAGTGGGATATGCCAGTATGGGATCGCTCTTGTGCGTTCTTCTCTGGGCAGGCATATTCCAGGTAATttatggaaatattttttctttgaagaaGCGAAAGAAATATTGTGAAAATGATATAGGCTCTACCAAAGAAACAGCTCATCCAGTTTTTAAGTAGACTCGTATTGTTGCAGAAGCTTAAAGAAATATGCGTTTTTGGTTAGCATGCAAACTAATTGAgttaagttcaaaaaataattggttaGAACAGTCGGGGACGCCTAGTAATTTAGTCAAATAAGATCCTTGTAGCAGAACTTATGAAATACAAATAGAAAATGTAGATCattcagttttcaataaatgaacaaaaagattaaaaaggAGGGTTTTGCTGTGAATTAAATTGTGTATACTCCGCCTGGTtttgatcatttgaaaattctgaaagacctgaaaatatctaaattgccgaaaaaaatcttataTCACAATACATAAATTAATCACTTGACGCAAATTCCTGGCAACAGTAACTTTATCTGTTAAAAGTGGACTATGCCCACTATGGAAATGCTCAGAGCTCATTTCTATGGtacaaaaattaccaaatatcataataaaaactttccaaaacaGTTTGCAACATTTGTTATTTCGATCCAAAAAGTTGTGAACTCTTATAGttaatttcatcaattttttttggaagtcttcaatttaaaaaagtttcttccagttttatgttctaattgttttttttttaaatttatgtttCAACTTTGAAGGAGTTCAATCATGCGAGAATGGTgtagagtttttgaaaagtaaatcttactcagttttcaccactttttgactccaaattaaaaatgttttcaaaatgtcttgaaaagttttactatgatactTGATGCTTAGGAAtaagttttaataaattccCCATTGGCTGTAATCCATCTTCAACACATCTGAAATATATTTCTGTGAGAAAATgtaatttcacagaaaatttcaacgaCTGTTGTGAAAGGAAACATTTGCATTTGTTTGACAATAGCTACAATCTAAAGTTGATTATCTGAAAacgtattttttcagatgttcttCATGTCTCCAGCCGTCAATTTCGTTATCAACGTATTCGGAGCCGGCTTGTTCTGTGTTCTCCTGGTCATCGACCTTGACATGATTATGTACAGATTCAGCCCAGAAGACTACATCTGCGCTTGTGTCTCTCTCTACATGGACATCCTCAATTTGTTCATTAGAATTCTTCAGATTGTCGCTGAAGCCAACAAGTAAACCTATTTCCCCCATTCAATTAATTGTAAAATCCCGGAAAATGACTTCATAATTTCTTGTATCACACAGTTTACTCCCATGCTTCTCCCGTTTTCACAAAGGTTCGTGATATTTTGAGTTGATCAAAACACCATATAACCATACCCCTGTCCACTATTTCTACACAAATTCTATTCTAATCcaaaatctgtaaaatattGAACATCGAAAGAGAGAATAAAATGTTAAGATGAACCCATCACTCATTCATTCCGATATCACTCAGTCTTCCGGTAAATTTTGAGTAACATGTCAATGATCCCACACCAAAAGTCTCACAACACTTTTTCGCTCAATGATTGATCGTTTCGATTGTTCGGAGTCAAAGTAAATATGAAATGAAAATCTAGGAAAAAGCAAGAAGTTCGATAGTATTTTTGTAATGTTCATGGCATAAAACtgttacaaaaaatacaagttcaacaacaataaatttttacgGAAGAAAGTATGTAGGCTGTGCAAGcacattgcaaaaaatgccaatCTGCTGAAATTTATAAGTAAGCGGCAAGCAAacgttttggaattttttaaatttaaatcaaaaagcGGTAAAAACTCAGTTGCACCGATTATTTTAGAACTCGTCAATCAAAAAAGCAAGTATCTACCagttttatgtttcaaatttgttcaaaGTTGGATTAAAAGTTTAACTTAAAGTTTTGGGGTGAACCTGCGACAGTGCTTCAGATTATTCGAACAGTAGCACAGACTCAGCTTTCACCGATTTTTATAGACGACTTTAAATTTTactagtttttcaaataacacaTTAAAATTCCAGGAATAAAAATAGATACCATGAATTAAATTGAACTTTCATTGGTCCCTTGAGAGCAAATGTTGCACCTGTCTCCAAAATCATCAACACCCACGGCAATCAAGAATATCTAGTAAATGATCAAAATCTTTGATGTCTTCTTCTTTATCTCTTTCTCAGCTTGTTTCCCATACCCCTCCCAATTCTTTCACTTTTCTGCCAGCAGTGGCATGAACGAGTTGACAACTGTTGTTACTCTCTGACTCGGCGATGATTTCGCAGTACATCTCATCCTTGTGCACACTGTCTCTCTCATCCGGAGCAAGTAAGTGAGATAGAAGGGGGAGAAGACCACTAATTCCGAACCCACATCCTCTGCGCCCTCAGTTATCCGTTTCGCATAGTTGTGTGGAGAAATGTGGTGGTATCGTGTGGGGAATGGTTGGGTGCTCCTCCTTCTTTTCTTATCCTTCCTTGTTGCTAGATTTGATTGAATTGTGCCTTCCATGTGCGGcccataattttcaatttagttATTCCTATGTTCCAAAGTGCATCAGATTTTGTAATAAGTATAACTTCAGAGCAAATATTTATAATCGAAATCAGGTTTcacttggattttttttgaagattaagTAATTTAGAAGTTTTTCGAATGCTCATAATAGTAATTGTGCGGTTGGAAATCTTCGCACTTCTCCATCCCCTATCCGTCGTATTCCAGTTCATCCGTTCGCGGAACTTTTGCTCTCTTATTTCAGTTCTCACATTTACATGCCCCATAAATGTAGATCAGTGTGAAACCCAACACCTTCCTTACCTGGCGGCGTTTACCGGACCACCGTTTTCTATTTCATTTGCTCAGTGCCTTTTTGAGAGCATCACTTCCACGTCATCATGAACGATGTTTTAGTTTAATGTTGGTCTTTACTTCAGAAGATATGGTGTTCTTTCaaaatcagaatatttttagattaaagTATGATAAAAGTACATACTATATTGTCATAAatctttttaataaaatgtatttagcGAAAATGTTCCCACAGTTCAACTTCCCAAAAATAAacagtttccaaaaataataagcATAGTCAGAGAAGAAGTTGAACGTCGTTTTTTaagcaaattatttttcttaattttttcagttttgcgattttctaaaaatacggCTTAATTGCTAACTATAAGGATCTAaccgcaaaaaaattgaacctatttttttttattttctgagttccagtttcgatttttcggagttttgtTCGATTtggtttgatttttcaaaaattttttagattataataaattaattaaacggaatatataaaaagttattcataAAAGTGAGAGGATAGTTTGTCAACTTCCTGTTTATTTGGTTGCACGTTTTAGTTGGTGtagaaactttttgttattcAATAATCtcatgaaaaaaagttcaaataaactcatgaaaaatagttcaaaaaatttttttagcgtGTTGctttattatttgaaatttagaagaattttatagttttttctcaCGAAACCAGCACATTTTCTTTGTGTTTAATGTATCCCGGATTTGAAAAAGTCCACTGATGTTTAAACTCAAAAGACAAAGGTTGGAAACAAAAGTTCATTTTGCCATGCTTCTCATCTGACACTCGCTTTTTGTCAAACATGTACTTCAGTTAATTAAAACCAATTtatataaatcaaaaattcacaagcTCTTAGCTCTTCATTCTTGGACGATTTCGCATTACACCAGTTGAGAACATCTCTCTCAGAAGAAACTCTGTCATAAATTTTGCTCTTTCATCCGCTTTGAACACCTGTTCTACTTTTCTCAACctacttcttcattttttaactttttttctataacaCATGTCATTGACATCTTTTTTCTGTTCGTCTTTTTGCTTGTgtgcttcaaaaaatgaatttcagaaatcaaagCACAATGCCATTAAGCTGTACGGCGCGAGCGCTCAAATTCTCATTATTCATATTCAATTTGGTGTTTCTGGTAAGTGGGGCGGTTTGTGCTCAAAGAAGCTTAAACAATTGGTCAGTGTTTGGTGGAAGTTTGATAAATCGACGAGCATTGCCTTCCAACATAAATATGTGTGAATGCCTAATGGCTCACCAACTGTTGCCGGGCATTAAAATTTATGACCGCGGCATTTAACGAACACTGTGGTAATTGTTTCGATTAAATGTTGATAGTTCTGTTAGTTAAACGCAAGGTACAGCcctaaaaagtaaaaagtcaTTCGtggaaaatgttattttaatttgttccaaatttaatACGCTAAGGTTACCAAAGATTCAAACAAGGCTAAGCTTCAGAATGTTGAATATATTCTTTAATAAATATCAATCAAATTTCAGTCTAGTAACAGAGCTTCAtttcattatttaaaaaatacaagacaaaaatattaatcttTCATatctttttatgattttttgttgaaaataacaaaataaaaaaaattgctcgaaCAATATTCTACATACTATTTTTTTACCATTAGCGTTACATGacaaactgttttttaatctAGTTGGCCCAGAATAAAACCAGCGTATGAAAACTGGATTTTGAAACACCAAACAAATTCAAACATCGTATGAACATCAGACAACTATACTTAATTTATAACTAGCTAAGTAACTAACTAAGACTATAACTAAGTAAGAATTATTTCAGCTTTGTGGCTTGATATGTCTTGGAATTGGATTATGGCTAGTTCTCGACAAATATGCAATTGACAATCTTGCATTCGCCACCGCAAAAGTTCAAGGATACGATCAAGATGCTGGATTAAGAGACTTGGTTACCACTTTATACAGTTGGGAGTATTAAACCATACCATTTTCAGGCAACAAAACCAACAGCAGTCCGCCAGTTTGGATATTTGTTATTCGTTGGTGGATTTATTGTCATTGTAGTGGCATTTTTGGGGTGTTGTGGTGCTGCTAAGGAATGGAGACCACTTTTATGTTGCGTAAGTTATCTGACAGATACATATCATTTTCACGTTACAATTAAACTAACATGTTTAAACAAAACTAATTGAAAAGTATTGGAAAGTGTTTTTGGGGCAGGTATATAAACATGTACCAATACAGAAACACTAGGCTCACAAAAACTATTTggcgtttttgaaaaatgtattttcagtaCTCATCCTGTTTAATGTTAATACTTGCAATACAAATTGCTGCAACAATATACGCTTTCCTTCACAGTCACATGGTGAGTCaacgcaacaaaaaaaacaagaattttcttgttttcaatccagaattttataaaacgttatcgttgtttttttttgcagtttgaaAACGACTTTCGAGACATTCTTCATTCGTCGTTAAAAATGTACAATGGAACGGATAACATGAAAGTCAGCAACAATCCTCAAGATGGTTTGTTGGTAAAAACAGCATGGGACAAAATTATGATTGAGGTATGGTAAAGAAGTGGTGACAGTAACTataaactactttttttttaaattttcacaattctcACTAATCTTGCGATAGTTTTCAACAGATCTACTCACTGACTTTGAAggtttgaataatatttttttcaatggttCTTTGATAATTTGTAGCACTCATCAAATTGATATAAATgcaagttttgtttttatgtAATTCTCAGTATTTTGCTTCTCGGCTCATTCTGAGATTTACTTACGgataccgtttttttttaaaccataccgtaataattattttgtgaGAAGTTAGGTTAAAAGATACTTGTATAAAATGCTCATAACTACTGTACTTTGGATGTTTTACCTTTCGGTCTGGAGAAactttaagtttttatttccagaaatcGTGTTGCGGAGTAGACTCCAAAATTGGAGAGTTCAACAATTCCGGATGGTATCAGCTGAACCATGGACGCTACCAATTTCCACCAGCATGTTGCCCACCTGATGAACATGGAAGATTAAGACCATACTGTAACACAATCATGAGACATTCCCATGTGAGTTAgcatgttttttatttttctaggattttttgtttgtcttTACTATACGATTTGGTCCCATGTGAAATCAAAGGCTTATACATAAATATGTACGTCTGCACGTATTGTCACGTAACGTAACAAA comes from Caenorhabditis elegans chromosome X and encodes:
- the B0563.7 gene encoding putative calcium-binding protein B0563.7 (Confirmed by transcript evidence) yields the protein MRSAKVGVARQLETKKPQTGRKISTSSRGTIHSQQSQPEDIQMKYTRKELKEYRQLFNMFDTDGSGAIGNEELKQAMISIGLHANKAEIDNVIKEVDADGNGEIDFEEFCACMKKSQNIVKSTNEELIRECFEIFDQDRNGIITENEFKYIAKEFGDFDDELAEKVFRELDVSANGHLSADQFATIVEDYLLNDPKHDIDTGDSDVERYDDRHDDRASPMPNHLSTVPE
- the tmbi-4 gene encoding Transmembrane BAX inhibitor motif-containing protein 4 (Confirmed by transcript evidence), with translation MATINSHLREPERVNLLSDHDDSDDDEVHVKRNPQMWPMSMASSAHAEAGIVDADGILPGCVGKANRMIRIAFLRKVLGIVGFQLLFTIGICAAIYNIPNSNQLLQKHAWIVFPNLLGSIALIIALHVYAREVPLNYVLLAAFTAVQAVTMGCVVTLFEAKVVLEAAVITGLVVASLFAYTLQNKRDFSVGYASMGSLLCVLLWAGIFQMFFMSPAVNFVINVFGAGLFCVLLVIDLDMIMYRFSPEDYICACVSLYMDILNLFIRILQIVAEANK
- the tsp-11 gene encoding Tetraspanin (Partially confirmed by transcript evidence), with protein sequence MNFRNQSTMPLSCTARALKFSLFIFNLVFLLCGLICLGIGLWLVLDKYAIDNLAFATAKVQGYDQDAGLRDLATKPTAVRQFGYLLFVGGFIVIVVAFLGCCGAAKEWRPLLCCYSSCLMLILAIQIAATIYAFLHSHMFENDFRDILHSSLKMYNGTDNMKVSNNPQDGLLVKTAWDKIMIEKSCCGVDSKIGEFNNSGWYQLNHGRYQFPPACCPPDEHGRLRPYCNTIMRHSHGCYAKIAESFEEVTSHFKIVSWTVVLFALIQVVGIVVGFWLCDSITSEDEF
- the tsp-11 gene encoding Tetraspanin (Partially confirmed by transcript evidence) gives rise to the protein MNFRNQSTMPLSCTARALKFSLFIFNLVFLLCGLICLGIGLWLVLDKYAIDNLAFATAKVQGYDQDAGLRDLATKPTAVRQFGYLLFVGGFIVIVVAFLGCCGAAKEWRPLLCCYSSCLMLILAIQIAATIYAFLHSHMFENDFRDILHSSLKMYNGTDNMKVSNNPQDGLLVKTAWDKIMIEKSCCGVDSKIGEFNNSGWYQLNHGRYQFPPACCPPDEHGRLRPYCNTIMRHSHGCITPLYRESQIHFSAIFSILVVLTIFDIVLFIVGVQLFRHIRIEMLYYF